In Paracoccus aminophilus JCM 7686, a single window of DNA contains:
- the phaC gene encoding class I poly(R)-hydroxyalkanoic acid synthase, with amino-acid sequence MTSREGKPDIATDGQKGGENSSDRVESATVSPQSRGSQNKSAAPAAAVTEAVAAEPVTRDSVPAAASDATPKPARSRNRAAAKPVEAAKKPAAAAAKPASDAQPARRTAAKKAAPAKASTPTSARASAAASDEPRDEARADKRASPRAAPEEAKAKPRPSTSRARTASRADTRTTTRKKAAPRKVSADAESAALKEPVAPLVEPALPRSPAVQARSEAPNTAKSAPHRADQPADTEPTPRGTAAFMEAAFGPNSHLPEQLMQNIERIEGLNQRLLAALSQRRAPNPGVEAPGPDFFASTAAAWLKQLAEQPSRIIGQQVSYWGETLRHFAETQAALSKGLMAAPEPEDGAKDRRFANPLWDNHPFFSFVKRQYQINAKAMQKAASDLDIEDHIERRRIDWFTRQIIDMMAPTNFLATNPDALEKAVATEGESLVQGLENLVRDVEMNGGEMIVSLADRDAFRVGENIGTSEGSVVARTHLYELIQYKPSTAQVHAIPLVIFPPWINKFYILDLKPQNSLVKWIVDQGYTLFVVAWKNPDVSYAETGLDDYVSAYLEVMDRIQDLTGEEKVNAIGYCIAGTTLSLTLALLKQQGKDRVNSATLFTTLTDFEEQGEFTTYLQNDFVDGIEAEVQRHGVLSSQLMTRTFSFLRANDLVWAPAIRSYMLGEAPPAFDLLYWNGDGTNLPGKMAIEYLRGLCQANTFVKEGYTVLGQNVQISDVTVPICAIACETDHIAPWRDSWRGVAQMGSTDRTFIMSESGHIAGIVNPPSKKKYGHYTSEAGFEGDSQSWLDAASFHPGSWWGRWDQWLAPRSGGWVEARDPGEGFGPAPGQFVHERP; translated from the coding sequence ATGACAAGCCGTGAGGGCAAGCCGGACATTGCGACAGATGGCCAAAAGGGCGGCGAAAACTCCTCGGATCGCGTCGAATCCGCAACTGTTTCCCCGCAATCGCGTGGCTCGCAGAATAAAAGCGCGGCTCCGGCGGCTGCGGTGACCGAGGCTGTGGCCGCTGAGCCGGTCACGCGTGATTCTGTGCCCGCCGCCGCATCTGATGCCACGCCCAAACCGGCGCGCAGCCGCAATCGCGCTGCCGCAAAGCCTGTCGAGGCTGCAAAAAAGCCTGCGGCGGCAGCGGCAAAGCCCGCAAGCGATGCGCAACCCGCCCGCCGAACCGCTGCGAAGAAAGCGGCCCCCGCGAAGGCCTCCACCCCGACCTCTGCGCGGGCCTCCGCCGCTGCCAGCGACGAGCCGCGTGATGAGGCGCGGGCGGATAAACGCGCATCCCCGCGCGCGGCGCCCGAGGAGGCCAAGGCCAAGCCCCGTCCGAGCACAAGCCGGGCGCGCACCGCCAGCCGGGCCGATACCCGCACCACCACGCGCAAGAAGGCCGCGCCGCGCAAGGTCTCGGCAGATGCTGAAAGCGCCGCGCTGAAGGAGCCCGTCGCCCCGCTGGTCGAGCCCGCTTTGCCGCGAAGCCCCGCCGTTCAGGCCCGTTCGGAAGCGCCCAACACCGCCAAATCCGCGCCGCATCGCGCGGATCAGCCCGCGGACACCGAGCCGACGCCGCGCGGCACCGCCGCCTTCATGGAAGCCGCGTTCGGTCCGAACAGCCACCTGCCCGAACAGTTGATGCAAAATATCGAGCGCATCGAAGGGTTGAATCAGCGCCTCTTGGCTGCGCTCTCGCAGCGCCGTGCGCCCAATCCCGGCGTTGAGGCTCCGGGTCCCGATTTCTTTGCCTCGACCGCTGCGGCCTGGCTCAAGCAACTGGCCGAGCAGCCCTCGCGCATCATCGGGCAACAGGTCAGCTATTGGGGCGAGACCTTGCGCCATTTCGCCGAGACCCAGGCGGCCCTGTCGAAAGGGCTGATGGCGGCGCCCGAGCCCGAGGACGGCGCGAAGGATCGTCGCTTCGCCAATCCGCTTTGGGACAACCATCCCTTCTTCAGCTTCGTCAAACGCCAGTATCAGATCAATGCCAAGGCGATGCAGAAAGCCGCTTCGGATCTGGATATCGAGGATCATATCGAGCGGCGCCGCATCGACTGGTTCACCCGCCAGATCATCGATATGATGGCGCCGACGAACTTTCTGGCGACCAACCCCGACGCTTTGGAAAAAGCCGTGGCGACCGAGGGCGAAAGTCTGGTGCAGGGGCTTGAGAACCTCGTGCGCGATGTCGAGATGAATGGTGGCGAGATGATCGTCTCGCTGGCCGATCGCGACGCGTTCCGGGTCGGCGAGAATATCGGCACCAGCGAAGGCAGCGTGGTTGCCCGGACCCATCTTTACGAGCTCATTCAGTATAAGCCCAGCACAGCGCAGGTCCATGCGATCCCGCTGGTGATCTTTCCGCCTTGGATCAACAAATTCTACATCCTCGATCTGAAACCGCAGAACTCTTTGGTGAAATGGATCGTCGATCAGGGCTATACGCTTTTCGTTGTCGCCTGGAAGAACCCGGATGTGAGCTATGCCGAAACCGGGCTTGATGATTACGTCAGCGCCTATCTTGAGGTGATGGATCGGATTCAGGACCTGACCGGCGAGGAAAAGGTCAATGCGATCGGCTATTGCATCGCGGGCACGACGCTGTCGCTAACGCTCGCGCTGCTCAAGCAGCAGGGCAAGGATCGCGTGAATTCGGCGACGCTCTTTACCACGCTGACCGATTTCGAAGAGCAGGGCGAGTTCACCACCTATCTCCAGAACGATTTCGTCGACGGGATCGAGGCCGAGGTCCAACGCCATGGCGTGCTCTCCTCGCAGCTGATGACGCGGACCTTCAGCTTTTTGCGCGCGAATGATCTGGTTTGGGCACCGGCGATCCGCAGCTATATGCTGGGTGAAGCGCCGCCCGCCTTCGATCTGCTCTACTGGAACGGCGACGGCACCAACCTGCCCGGCAAGATGGCAATCGAATATCTGCGCGGGCTGTGTCAGGCCAATACCTTCGTCAAAGAGGGCTATACGGTCTTGGGTCAGAACGTGCAGATCTCGGATGTGACCGTGCCGATCTGCGCTATCGCCTGCGAGACTGACCATATCGCGCCTTGGCGTGATTCCTGGCGCGGCGTGGCGCAGATGGGATCGACCGACCGCACCTTCATCATGTCGGAATCGGGCCATATCGCCGGCATCGTCAATCCGCCGAGCAAGAAGAAGTATGGTCATTACACCTCTGAAGCCGGGTTCGAGGGAGACAGCCAAAGCTGGCTCGATGCCGCAAGTTTCCACCCCGGAAGCTGGTGGGGCAGGTGGGATCAATGGCTCGCGCCACGCTCGGGCGGCTGGGTCGAGGCGCGCGATCCCGGGGAGGGCTTTGGCCCGGCGCCCGGGCAGTTCGTCCACGAACGGCCCTGA
- the phaZ gene encoding polyhydroxyalkanoate depolymerase produces MRGIISYDAMETIRNTNEWMGASARALASYPAFALSPNPMFKLISAWGRVTERSFARMVIKPDWKIPAIAGEGGQDHIVYVEPVLEKPFGDLVHFRVARRDPMPRKVLVVAPMSGHYATLARSTVASLLPDCDVYVTDWHNARDIPVSAGKFDIEDYTKYLVEFIRFLGPDINVIAICQPAPLTLAAAAILAEEEPAAQPRTLTLIGGPIDPDAAPTEVTDFGNRMTMGELEELMIQQVGFKYGGAGRMVYPGLAQLASFIAMNAETHTSAFIDKIYSEARGDGSEHDRHNKFYDEYLAVMDMTAEFYLSTVSRIFKGLEIAKNTFTVDGKPVDLGKIKDVAVMTVEGANDDISAPGQCVAALRLLTGLPDSKKASHLEPGAGHYGIFAGKSWRLNIRPLVLDFIDEHMLDQQHSRRRRTRSTPSLVASKAEETPPKIDSSRMPV; encoded by the coding sequence ATGCGTGGCATCATCTCCTATGATGCGATGGAGACGATCCGGAACACGAATGAATGGATGGGCGCAAGCGCGCGGGCTCTGGCCTCTTACCCGGCCTTCGCTCTGTCACCGAACCCGATGTTCAAGCTGATCTCGGCCTGGGGCCGCGTGACCGAGCGCAGCTTCGCGCGCATGGTCATCAAGCCCGATTGGAAGATCCCGGCCATCGCCGGTGAAGGCGGTCAGGACCATATCGTCTATGTCGAGCCGGTGCTGGAAAAGCCCTTCGGCGATCTGGTCCATTTCCGCGTCGCCCGCCGCGATCCGATGCCGCGCAAGGTTTTGGTGGTCGCGCCGATGTCGGGCCATTACGCGACGCTCGCGCGCTCGACCGTGGCCTCGCTGCTGCCCGATTGCGATGTCTATGTCACCGATTGGCACAATGCGCGCGACATTCCGGTCAGCGCGGGCAAGTTCGACATCGAGGATTACACGAAATATCTGGTCGAGTTCATCCGCTTCCTCGGCCCCGATATCAACGTGATCGCGATCTGCCAGCCGGCGCCGCTGACGCTCGCAGCCGCTGCGATCCTTGCCGAAGAAGAACCGGCCGCGCAGCCGCGCACGCTGACGCTGATCGGCGGGCCGATTGATCCCGATGCCGCGCCGACCGAGGTCACCGATTTCGGCAACCGCATGACCATGGGCGAGCTCGAAGAGCTGATGATCCAGCAGGTCGGCTTCAAATATGGCGGGGCGGGCCGCATGGTCTATCCGGGGCTGGCGCAATTGGCCTCCTTCATCGCGATGAATGCCGAAACCCACACCAGCGCCTTCATCGACAAGATCTATTCCGAAGCGCGCGGCGACGGCTCGGAGCATGATCGCCACAACAAATTCTACGATGAATATCTCGCCGTCATGGATATGACCGCGGAATTCTATCTCTCGACCGTGTCGCGCATCTTCAAGGGGCTCGAGATCGCGAAGAACACCTTCACCGTCGATGGCAAGCCGGTCGATCTCGGCAAGATCAAGGATGTCGCGGTGATGACCGTCGAGGGCGCGAATGACGACATCTCAGCCCCCGGCCAATGCGTCGCGGCGCTGCGCCTGCTCACGGGCCTGCCCGACAGCAAGAAGGCCAGCCATCTTGAGCCGGGCGCCGGTCACTATGGCATCTTCGCAGGCAAGAGCTGGCGTCTGAACATCCGCCCGCTGGTGCTCGACTTCATCGACGAACATATGCTCGACCAGCAGCACAGCCGCCGCCGTCGCACCCGTTCGACGCCGAGCCTCGTCGCCAGCAAGGCCGAGGAAACGCCGCCGAAAATCGACAGCTCGCGGATGCCCGTCTAA
- a CDS encoding alpha/beta hydrolase, translating to MTKMIETATGRHIAYNRRAGQGVGVVFLGGFKSDMQGTKALALENWAARADRPFLRFDYSGHGESSGSFEEGAISDWAEDAAAAIETLTEGPQVLVGSSMGGWISLLLARRMPEKVAGLVTIAAAPDFTENGFWAGFGPVERETLLRDGRIVIPTEYEDFPYIITARLIEDGRKNLIFDQHLPLPFPVRLLQGTADAEVPQEWALRLLHHAASPDLRLTLVKGADHRFSSPDCLALIEAQVEEVLARVAG from the coding sequence ATGACAAAGATGATCGAGACGGCAACGGGCCGCCATATCGCCTATAACCGCAGGGCCGGGCAGGGCGTGGGGGTGGTGTTCCTCGGCGGCTTCAAATCGGACATGCAGGGCACCAAGGCGCTGGCGCTTGAAAACTGGGCCGCGCGCGCGGATCGCCCCTTCCTGCGCTTTGACTATTCCGGCCATGGCGAAAGCTCGGGCAGCTTTGAAGAGGGCGCGATCAGCGACTGGGCCGAGGATGCCGCCGCCGCGATCGAGACCTTGACCGAGGGGCCGCAGGTTCTCGTGGGTTCGTCGATGGGCGGCTGGATCTCGCTGCTGCTGGCGCGGCGTATGCCCGAAAAGGTCGCGGGGTTGGTTACCATCGCCGCTGCGCCCGATTTCACCGAAAACGGCTTCTGGGCCGGGTTCGGCCCGGTCGAGCGCGAGACGCTTTTGCGCGATGGCCGCATCGTCATCCCGACCGAATACGAGGATTTCCCGTATATCATCACGGCTCGGCTGATCGAGGATGGGCGCAAGAACCTGATTTTCGACCAGCATTTGCCGCTGCCCTTCCCGGTGCGGCTGCTTCAGGGCACCGCCGATGCCGAGGTGCCGCAGGAGTGGGCGCTGCGGCTCTTGCATCATGCCGCGAGCCCGGATCTGCGCCTGACCTTGGTGAAGGGTGCCGATCACCGCTTTTCCTCGCCCGATTGCCTCGCGCTGATCGAGGCTCAGGTTGAAGAGGTGCTGGCGCGGGTCGCGGGCTAA